A single genomic interval of Salinarchaeum sp. IM2453 harbors:
- a CDS encoding LUD domain-containing protein, whose product MNSDSHADYTEYIRNLIDNEGKQIADNARYLNRRRYAAFEELDTDEHEHLRAEARSIKEDAIDRLPELIDQLTEQVEANGGSVYLAQDAADANAYIQEVCDDVDADTVVKSKSMTSEEIQINDALSAAGIDPVETDLGELVIQVADDDPSHIVGPSLHKSRGDIAELFNEYFDPEEPLETAEELTQFARDYLAQRIEKAEVGMTGANFLAADTGTMCLITNEGNARKVVEATDTHIAVAGIEKIIPSFEDLAIFLQLVSRSGTGQPISSYTSLFSPPIDTPPVERDQREFHLVLIDNGRMKMRADDQLRETLYCVRCSACLNSCANFQSVGGHAFGGETYTGGIATGWEAGVHEQGSASEFNDLCTGCSRCVNQCPVKIDIPWINTVIRNRINREEDPNTFNYLVDGLLPDDAPTGISLQKRFFGNFETIAKIGATTAPLSNWTASTSVIRILMEKVLGVDMRRDLPTFATQTLQDWFQSRESPQTDTVTRQVVLYPDLYTNYINPDRGKSAVRVLEALGVTVRMPSVRSSGRAPLSQGMVKMACSHAQAVIETLNPYIEANCDIVVVEPSDLAMFRQEYGRLVDKESYKRISKNSYEIMEYIHQLSESGTDLDVLGQSDDTQVFYHSHCQQRTLNIEDYTKHILEQQGYRLKTSDVECCGMAGSFGYKNKYYDLSVDVGSDLQSQYTEYDIPVIASGTSCQDQIADLSDNRPPHPIELIDPKYN is encoded by the coding sequence ATGAATAGTGATTCACACGCGGATTATACAGAATATATTCGTAATCTCATCGATAACGAAGGTAAACAGATTGCAGATAATGCTCGATATCTCAATAGAAGACGGTACGCTGCATTTGAGGAGCTTGACACAGACGAACACGAACATCTCCGTGCTGAAGCTCGGTCAATCAAAGAAGACGCAATTGATCGGCTCCCTGAGCTGATTGATCAGCTAACCGAACAGGTTGAAGCAAATGGCGGCTCAGTATACCTTGCTCAAGACGCTGCCGACGCAAACGCCTATATCCAGGAAGTCTGTGATGATGTGGACGCTGACACAGTCGTCAAGAGCAAATCAATGACAAGTGAAGAGATTCAGATTAATGATGCCCTTTCAGCTGCAGGCATCGATCCAGTTGAGACAGACCTGGGTGAGCTGGTTATCCAAGTCGCAGACGACGATCCCTCTCATATCGTGGGGCCAAGTCTTCACAAGTCTCGCGGCGATATCGCTGAATTATTCAACGAGTATTTTGACCCAGAGGAGCCACTTGAAACAGCAGAAGAGTTGACACAATTTGCTCGTGACTATCTTGCTCAACGAATTGAAAAGGCCGAAGTCGGGATGACCGGGGCAAATTTTCTTGCTGCAGATACAGGGACAATGTGTCTGATCACAAATGAAGGAAATGCACGAAAAGTCGTCGAAGCAACAGACACACATATTGCAGTTGCAGGGATTGAAAAGATTATTCCTTCATTTGAGGACCTTGCTATCTTCCTTCAATTAGTTTCTCGATCGGGAACGGGACAACCAATTTCATCATATACATCTTTGTTCTCACCACCAATCGATACACCACCGGTTGAGCGGGATCAGCGAGAATTCCATCTTGTATTAATCGATAACGGTCGAATGAAAATGCGTGCGGATGATCAGCTTCGTGAAACGTTGTACTGTGTACGCTGTTCTGCTTGTCTCAATTCCTGCGCAAACTTCCAGTCTGTTGGCGGTCATGCTTTTGGGGGTGAGACATATACCGGCGGTATCGCGACCGGTTGGGAAGCAGGTGTACATGAGCAGGGTTCCGCATCAGAGTTCAATGATTTGTGTACTGGCTGCTCACGGTGTGTAAACCAGTGTCCAGTAAAGATTGACATTCCGTGGATCAATACCGTAATTCGAAATCGCATTAACCGCGAGGAAGATCCAAACACATTTAATTATCTTGTTGATGGCCTTTTGCCTGATGACGCACCTACTGGGATCAGTCTGCAGAAGCGCTTTTTCGGGAACTTCGAGACGATAGCAAAGATCGGCGCTACCACAGCTCCTCTCTCGAACTGGACAGCCAGCACCTCTGTGATTCGTATCCTCATGGAAAAGGTGCTTGGCGTTGATATGCGTCGGGACCTTCCAACATTTGCGACTCAGACACTTCAGGACTGGTTTCAATCACGTGAATCACCACAGACTGATACAGTCACTCGACAAGTTGTGTTATATCCTGATCTCTATACAAACTACATTAATCCCGATCGTGGAAAGTCTGCTGTGCGAGTATTAGAAGCACTCGGAGTAACAGTGAGGATGCCGTCTGTCCGATCTAGTGGCCGTGCACCTCTATCACAGGGGATGGTGAAAATGGCCTGTAGTCATGCACAGGCTGTGATCGAAACCCTCAATCCGTATATCGAAGCTAATTGCGATATTGTTGTTGTTGAACCAAGCGATCTTGCAATGTTCCGGCAGGAATACGGTAGATTAGTCGACAAAGAGAGCTACAAACGGATCTCCAAAAACAGCTATGAGATCATGGAGTATATTCATCAATTAAGCGAGAGTGGAACTGACCTTGACGTACTTGGCCAAAGTGACGATACACAGGTCTTTTATCATAGCCACTGCCAGCAGCGCACACTAAATATTGAAGACTATACTAAGCATATTCTTGAGCAACAAGGCTATCGGCTGAAAACAAGTGATGTTGAATGTTGTGGGATGGCAGGATCGTTCGGATATAAAAATAAATATTATGACCTAAGCGTTGATGTCGGGAGTGATCTACAGAGCCAGTATACAGAGTACGACATACCTGTTATAGCAAGCGGTACTTCTTGCCAGGACCAAATCGCCGACCTGTCAGACAACCGTCCGCCACATCCGATTGAACTGATCGATCCTAAATATAATTAA